From Nitrospinota bacterium, the proteins below share one genomic window:
- a CDS encoding YaeQ family protein codes for MAIKATIFKVKLQVADMDRAYYDDLTLTVAQHSSETDERTMVRLLAFALHASEGLKFTEGVSAEDEPDIWRKNLSGEIELWIDVGLPDEKRIRKACNRAKQVYIYAYGGRTVEPWWQAMAEKLSRHQNLKVIALPQAATRPLGELAQKTMALQCTIQDGQIWIGDAVTNVFVEPELLYGTA; via the coding sequence ATGGCCATCAAGGCGACAATATTCAAGGTCAAGCTTCAGGTCGCGGACATGGATCGGGCCTATTATGACGACCTCACACTGACCGTTGCGCAACACTCCTCCGAGACGGATGAGCGGACGATGGTTCGTCTGCTCGCCTTTGCCCTGCACGCCTCGGAAGGACTGAAATTCACCGAAGGGGTGTCCGCCGAGGATGAACCGGATATCTGGCGGAAAAACCTGTCGGGCGAGATTGAGCTATGGATCGATGTCGGCCTCCCCGATGAAAAGAGAATCAGAAAGGCCTGCAACCGGGCAAAACAGGTTTACATCTACGCTTATGGGGGGCGAACGGTTGAACCATGGTGGCAAGCTATGGCTGAAAAATTATCCCGCCATCAAAACCTGAAGGTGATTGCCCTGCCCCAGGCAGCCACCCGGCCGTTGGGGGAACTGGCCCAAAAAACAATGGCCCTGCAATGCACCATTCAGGATGGGCAGATATGGATAGGTGACGCTGTAACCAACGTTTTTGTGGAACCCGAATTGCTGTACGGGACGGCTTGA
- a CDS encoding bifunctional proline dehydrogenase/L-glutamate gamma-semialdehyde dehydrogenase — protein sequence MMDVDAVEVEIENLARQFRVFATDARPGIFDSSFWHGRLLDWAMADPLFKADLYRFIDVLPALDTPEQVSDHVREYLLGGRHGIPGIADITVKAAASGLFAGPASASIRKGIEQLAGRFIIAGTIEGAVRAIKKEVENGYAFTADILGESTLSLREAEKYRAAYESLITAFSLAMAGVAAPEILEFNHLGSIPLANVSLKISAMDPNLDSADPAGGIARLKKMALPLLLLAKERNVFVNFDLEQREYHEITYGLFEEIASVPELKNHPHIGIVVQAYLRSSGSDVDRLLSLAKTRGMPFTVRLVKGAYWDYETAVAKQRGLPSPVFTSKADTDANYEELSRKLLDNIAHLHPAFGSHNRRSLLHAIAAAKTRNIPANLLEVQMLYGMAEPEREAVRKMGYRVRLYAPIGELLPGIGYLVRRLLENTSNNSFIRLSYHDAVDSGGLMAKPQFQPEPGFRPLMVKGDAASPFENFPPADFTDAAVRREYAMAMDRCRERLPIKVPVVVRGKERFGGETMNRHCPGETGLQVSSVTVPTLDEAEDAVQAAVEGFLDWREWDVAKRAALMEKVADTLEERRAELAALEAFEVAKPWREADGDIGEAIDFCRYYARQALLELSPRRTGAIPGEDNLLVYEGRGPTLVISPWNFPVAILCGMTVAALVAGNSVILKPSSKSCAAAYEFFRCLLAAGVPPEVVQFIPGAGETAGDMLVRHPLVAQIAFTGSGEVGLSIVEKAGKTVTGQPRLKRVVCEMGGKNAIIVDDDADMDEAVAGTVKSAFGYAGQKCSACSRVVVVGEKAYREFIRRFVDACRSIIMAPAHRPECRLGPVIDEGAYRRLREVIQNPGAGAEAIYRGEGNAVPENGYFIPPALFAVDDIRHPLMQKELFGPVVAVTRAKDFESAITLALSTEYALTGGIYSRNPRNIAVAKRTFRVGNLYINRPITGALVHRQPFGGFGMSGGGTKAGGPGYLLHFCQPRSISENTMRRGFTPESD from the coding sequence ATGATGGATGTGGACGCTGTTGAAGTGGAAATCGAAAATCTGGCCCGGCAATTCCGCGTTTTCGCCACGGACGCGCGTCCCGGCATTTTTGATTCATCCTTCTGGCATGGCCGCCTGCTGGATTGGGCGATGGCCGATCCGCTGTTCAAGGCCGATCTGTACCGGTTTATCGATGTTTTGCCCGCGCTGGATACGCCGGAACAGGTTTCGGACCATGTGCGCGAATATCTGCTCGGCGGACGGCACGGCATCCCCGGCATCGCCGATATCACCGTAAAGGCCGCCGCGTCGGGGCTGTTTGCGGGGCCTGCGTCCGCGTCCATCAGGAAGGGGATAGAGCAGCTTGCCGGGCGATTCATCATTGCCGGCACAATCGAAGGGGCGGTTCGCGCCATCAAGAAGGAAGTGGAAAACGGTTACGCCTTCACCGCCGATATTCTGGGGGAATCGACGCTGAGCCTGCGGGAGGCGGAAAAGTACCGCGCGGCGTACGAATCGTTGATAACGGCTTTTTCCTTGGCGATGGCGGGCGTGGCCGCGCCGGAAATACTCGAGTTCAACCATCTCGGCTCCATCCCGCTGGCGAATGTTTCGCTGAAAATATCGGCGATGGACCCGAACCTGGACAGCGCCGACCCGGCGGGCGGGATTGCCCGGCTGAAGAAAATGGCGTTGCCGCTTCTCCTGCTCGCGAAAGAGCGCAACGTCTTCGTGAATTTTGATCTGGAGCAGCGGGAATATCACGAGATCACCTATGGCCTCTTCGAGGAGATTGCATCGGTGCCCGAACTGAAAAACCATCCGCACATCGGCATTGTGGTGCAGGCGTATTTGAGGAGTTCCGGGAGCGATGTCGACCGGCTGCTCTCCCTGGCGAAAACACGGGGAATGCCGTTCACGGTACGTCTTGTTAAAGGGGCGTACTGGGATTACGAAACCGCCGTGGCGAAGCAACGGGGGCTGCCATCCCCCGTTTTTACTTCGAAGGCGGATACCGATGCCAATTACGAAGAGCTGAGCCGGAAACTGTTAGACAATATCGCCCACCTTCATCCCGCGTTTGGAAGCCACAACCGGCGCTCGCTTCTGCATGCCATTGCGGCGGCAAAGACGCGCAACATTCCGGCGAATTTGCTGGAAGTGCAGATGCTTTACGGCATGGCGGAGCCGGAACGGGAGGCCGTGCGCAAAATGGGGTACCGGGTGCGGCTGTACGCGCCCATCGGCGAGCTGTTGCCCGGCATCGGCTATCTGGTGCGGCGGCTTCTGGAAAACACGTCCAATAACAGTTTCATCCGGCTCAGCTATCACGATGCGGTCGATTCCGGCGGTCTCATGGCCAAGCCGCAATTTCAGCCGGAGCCGGGTTTTCGGCCGCTGATGGTGAAGGGGGATGCCGCTTCCCCGTTTGAAAACTTTCCTCCGGCCGATTTTACCGATGCCGCGGTGCGCCGGGAATATGCGATGGCGATGGATAGGTGCCGTGAGCGGTTGCCGATAAAAGTCCCCGTGGTGGTACGGGGCAAGGAACGCTTCGGCGGCGAAACGATGAACCGTCATTGTCCCGGCGAAACCGGTTTGCAGGTAAGCTCCGTGACAGTGCCGACGCTGGATGAAGCGGAAGATGCGGTGCAAGCCGCCGTGGAAGGTTTTTTGGATTGGCGCGAGTGGGATGTGGCAAAACGGGCGGCGCTTATGGAAAAAGTCGCGGATACGCTTGAAGAACGGCGCGCCGAGCTTGCGGCGCTTGAAGCGTTTGAAGTGGCAAAGCCGTGGCGCGAGGCGGATGGCGATATTGGGGAGGCCATCGATTTTTGCCGCTATTATGCGCGGCAGGCGTTGCTGGAGCTTTCGCCACGCCGCACGGGCGCAATTCCCGGAGAAGATAACCTGCTTGTGTACGAGGGGCGGGGGCCGACGCTTGTTATCAGTCCGTGGAATTTTCCCGTTGCCATCCTGTGCGGCATGACCGTTGCCGCGTTGGTTGCGGGCAACAGCGTCATTTTGAAACCGTCGTCGAAATCGTGCGCGGCGGCCTATGAATTTTTCCGGTGTCTGTTGGCGGCGGGCGTTCCTCCTGAAGTTGTTCAGTTCATTCCCGGCGCGGGGGAGACGGCGGGGGATATGCTGGTGCGCCATCCGCTTGTCGCGCAGATAGCGTTCACCGGCAGCGGCGAAGTGGGGTTATCCATCGTGGAAAAAGCGGGAAAAACCGTCACTGGACAGCCGCGGCTAAAACGGGTGGTGTGCGAAATGGGGGGGAAGAACGCGATAATCGTCGATGATGACGCGGATATGGACGAGGCGGTCGCCGGTACCGTGAAAAGCGCGTTCGGCTACGCGGGTCAAAAATGTTCCGCCTGTTCCCGTGTTGTCGTTGTGGGGGAGAAGGCGTACCGCGAATTCATCCGCCGGTTTGTGGATGCGTGCCGGAGCATCATTATGGCGCCCGCCCACAGGCCCGAATGCCGGCTTGGCCCGGTGATTGACGAAGGGGCATACCGGCGGTTGAGGGAGGTAATCCAAAATCCGGGCGCGGGGGCGGAGGCGATATACCGCGGCGAAGGGAACGCCGTTCCGGAAAACGGGTATTTCATTCCTCCCGCCCTGTTTGCCGTGGATGACATCCGGCATCCCTTGATGCAAAAAGAATTGTTCGGTCCCGTGGTGGCTGTTACAAGGGCAAAGGATTTCGAGTCAGCCATTACCCTCGCCCTCTCCACGGAATATGCGCTTACCGGCGGCATCTACTCGCGCAATCCGCGCAATATCGCGGTGGCAAAGCGGACGTTCCGCGTTGGAAATCTGTACATCAACCGGCCGATTACCGGCGCGCTGGTGCACCGGCAGCCGTTCGGCGGGTTTGGGATGAGCGGCGGGGGAACCAAGGCGGGCGGCCCCGGATACCTGTTGCATTTTTGCCAGCCGCGGAGCATCTCCGAAAACACCATGCGGCGCGGCTTCACCCCGGAGAGCGACTGA
- a CDS encoding TolC family protein: MRIVSAAVAALMLVFSLPAWAGDKAPSAPAEEGVTMDFTSYLRLMLEKHPELKMVRAEARAKEEVPSQAGSLPDPQLSIDVMDLPSDSLSFTQEDMTRKSIGISQAFPAPGKRDLRRKVAEWDSAASAAMAREKGLELIEQARIAFYRMRYLLAAHGIAEKNKEVLNDFLDISMAKYTVGAGLQQDVLKAQLEYSKMLEYLIRIDQQISTQGKMLNAWAGLPETTDWRRPGISLAEAMGGTDDELAERAVARRPLFAGLNAKLEQAHDALALARRESVPDYAVKFSYSQREDTPMTRSDLISAEVMIDLPVWKSRKQDKMVAEAVLMEEKAREELAAERLRLREKIYELMDEQAKNQKLLTLFDTALIMQASQTVESAVIAYRVNKGDFFTMSMYQSTLFDYQIQRAEVEFELMAARARLLRVLGEDAAEVDNEN, translated from the coding sequence ATGCGTATTGTTTCAGCCGCCGTGGCGGCGTTGATGTTGGTTTTCAGCCTTCCCGCGTGGGCGGGTGATAAGGCCCCGTCCGCCCCGGCGGAAGAGGGGGTTACAATGGATTTCACGTCTTATCTGAGGCTGATGCTGGAAAAGCATCCGGAACTGAAGATGGTCCGCGCCGAGGCCCGCGCGAAGGAAGAGGTTCCTTCACAGGCCGGAAGCCTGCCGGACCCCCAGCTTTCCATAGACGTGATGGACCTGCCGTCCGATTCCCTTTCGTTCACCCAGGAGGATATGACCCGCAAGAGCATCGGTATCTCACAGGCGTTCCCCGCGCCCGGCAAGCGCGATTTGCGCCGGAAAGTGGCGGAGTGGGATTCAGCGGCATCGGCGGCGATGGCGCGCGAAAAGGGGCTGGAGCTTATCGAGCAGGCACGCATCGCTTTTTACCGGATGCGGTACCTTCTGGCCGCGCACGGCATCGCCGAGAAAAACAAGGAAGTGCTCAACGATTTCCTCGACATCTCCATGGCCAAATACACGGTGGGGGCGGGGTTGCAGCAGGATGTGTTGAAAGCGCAGCTTGAATACAGCAAGATGCTTGAGTACCTCATCCGCATCGATCAGCAGATAAGCACGCAGGGCAAGATGCTCAACGCGTGGGCCGGCCTGCCGGAAACCACCGACTGGCGGCGGCCGGGCATCAGCCTCGCGGAGGCAATGGGGGGAACCGATGACGAACTGGCGGAACGCGCGGTGGCGCGCCGCCCGCTTTTCGCGGGGCTCAACGCGAAGCTGGAGCAGGCGCACGACGCGCTGGCATTGGCCCGCCGCGAGAGCGTGCCCGATTATGCGGTGAAGTTTTCCTACAGCCAGCGGGAGGATACGCCGATGACCCGCTCCGACCTCATCTCGGCCGAAGTGATGATCGATCTTCCGGTATGGAAAAGCCGGAAACAGGACAAGATGGTGGCCGAGGCGGTGTTGATGGAGGAAAAAGCCCGCGAAGAGCTGGCCGCCGAGCGGCTGCGGCTGCGGGAAAAAATCTACGAGTTGATGGATGAGCAGGCCAAAAACCAGAAGCTGCTGACGCTGTTCGATACGGCGCTTATCATGCAAGCCTCGCAAACGGTTGAATCGGCGGTCATCGCCTACCGGGTTAACAAGGGGGACTTTTTTACCATGTCAATGTACCAATCAACGCTGTTCGATTATCAGATACAGCGGGCGGAAGTGGAGTTTGAACTGATGGCGGCCCGCGCGCGGCTGTTGCGTGTGCTGGGCGAGGATGCGGCGGAGGTAGACAATGAAAACTGA
- a CDS encoding efflux RND transporter periplasmic adaptor subunit — translation MKTDYRKQFWYTLALVAALGAAWFLREPLENIFVRKMAPPPRVSVKGEPEKKDRKIKYWTDTMIPGYRAEGPGKSPMGMDLTPVYEDEESGGGVKINPATEQGIGVRTAPVETRKLSRVVRAAGVVAYDETRVANIQSKTAGWIEHLYVNTTGQRVKKGDYLLEIYSPDLVATEEEFLLAARNRDATRNSPAKEVVERGGEMYEAAKKRLEYLDVPEHQIHDMEMKKKVFKTLHIHSPFDGVVVQKMVTNGMQVSPGMTLYTVADLSKVWVLAEVYEYELQGVQKGAQVKMTLEPYPGKAFTGVVTYIYPFLEKETRTVKVRIEFDNPHDELKPDMYARVEILSGTERKGLAVPKEAVIRSGKRDVVIVAPGGGSYAPREVTLGLEAEGYYEILAGLKEGENVLTSAQFLIDSESSLKEATQKMLADGQPKEAAVPATAPASTDRAGREVPPAPQPKTTKKSAASHNGSGHPAAGDMDMKDMDMGGMKMDDGGRHHDHGGN, via the coding sequence ATGAAAACTGACTATCGGAAACAGTTCTGGTACACGCTGGCCCTCGTGGCGGCATTGGGCGCGGCATGGTTCCTCCGTGAACCGTTGGAAAACATCTTTGTCAGGAAAATGGCTCCCCCGCCGCGGGTCTCCGTGAAGGGAGAACCGGAAAAGAAGGACAGGAAGATAAAATACTGGACGGATACGATGATTCCCGGCTACCGGGCGGAAGGCCCCGGAAAATCGCCGATGGGCATGGATCTGACTCCCGTGTACGAAGATGAAGAGAGCGGCGGCGGGGTGAAGATTAATCCCGCCACCGAGCAGGGCATCGGCGTGCGCACCGCGCCCGTGGAGACCCGGAAGCTTTCCCGCGTGGTGCGGGCCGCCGGCGTGGTCGCCTACGATGAAACCCGCGTGGCGAACATCCAAAGCAAGACCGCCGGGTGGATCGAGCACCTTTACGTCAACACCACCGGTCAGCGGGTGAAGAAGGGGGATTACCTCTTGGAGATATATTCGCCCGACCTGGTGGCGACGGAGGAGGAATTTCTGCTCGCCGCGCGCAACCGCGATGCGACCAGGAACAGTCCCGCGAAAGAGGTGGTGGAGCGCGGCGGAGAGATGTACGAGGCCGCCAAGAAGCGGCTGGAATACCTGGATGTGCCGGAGCACCAGATTCACGACATGGAAATGAAGAAAAAAGTTTTCAAGACGCTGCATATCCACTCGCCGTTTGACGGCGTGGTGGTGCAGAAGATGGTTACCAACGGTATGCAGGTTTCCCCCGGCATGACGCTTTATACGGTGGCCGACCTGTCAAAGGTATGGGTGCTGGCCGAAGTGTATGAGTACGAGTTGCAAGGTGTGCAAAAAGGGGCGCAAGTGAAGATGACGCTGGAGCCGTATCCCGGCAAAGCATTCACCGGCGTCGTGACCTACATTTACCCGTTTTTGGAAAAAGAGACCCGCACGGTGAAGGTGCGTATCGAGTTCGACAATCCGCACGATGAGTTGAAGCCGGATATGTACGCACGGGTGGAGATACTTTCCGGCACGGAGCGGAAAGGGCTGGCCGTGCCGAAAGAAGCGGTGATCCGAAGCGGCAAACGCGACGTGGTGATCGTCGCGCCCGGCGGCGGAAGTTACGCGCCGCGCGAGGTGACGCTGGGGCTTGAGGCCGAAGGGTATTACGAAATCCTGGCGGGGCTTAAGGAAGGGGAAAACGTTCTTACCTCGGCCCAATTCCTGATCGATTCCGAGAGCTCGCTGAAAGAGGCGACGCAGAAGATGCTCGCCGACGGCCAGCCGAAAGAGGCTGCGGTTCCGGCCACCGCGCCCGCATCGACGGATCGCGCGGGGCGCGAGGTTCCCCCCGCGCCGCAACCCAAGACCACGAAAAAAAGCGCCGCGTCCCATAATGGCTCCGGCCATCCCGCCGCGGGGGATATGGACATGAAAGACATGGATATGGGTGGCATGAAGATGGATGACGGCGGCCGCCACCATGACCACGGGGGTAACTGA